Proteins encoded within one genomic window of bacterium:
- a CDS encoding ABC transporter permease: MEKIIIKPSSKWGKLNLKDIFEFRELLFFLVWKDIKVKYKQTIFGIGWAILQPLFMMIIFTLFFGKLAKIPSDNIPYPVFSYTGLIIWSYFSNSLLFATESIVKHQNVITKIYFPKILLPLSSIISHLLDFIISFFVLILFLLFYKINPSINLIYFPLFLLIAVITAFSVSLYLSALNVYYRDVRYIMNFLIQVWFFLSPIAYSSSIVPERYRFLYGLNPMVGVIEGFRWCLLGKEITSIKMMYFSIFIILILFIGGIYFFKNMEKSFADVI; the protein is encoded by the coding sequence ATGGAAAAAATAATAATAAAACCGAGTTCAAAATGGGGAAAACTGAATTTAAAAGATATATTTGAATTCAGAGAACTGCTTTTTTTTCTTGTCTGGAAAGATATAAAAGTTAAATATAAACAGACAATTTTTGGAATTGGATGGGCTATTTTACAACCACTATTTATGATGATTATCTTCACATTATTTTTTGGAAAACTTGCTAAAATACCTTCTGATAACATTCCTTATCCTGTTTTTTCATATACGGGTTTAATCATATGGAGTTATTTTTCAAACAGTTTACTTTTTGCAACAGAAAGTATTGTAAAACATCAAAATGTTATAACAAAAATATATTTCCCAAAAATTTTATTACCTCTTTCTTCCATTATAAGTCATCTTCTTGATTTTATAATTTCTTTTTTCGTCTTAATTCTATTTCTCCTTTTTTATAAAATCAATCCATCAATAAATTTAATCTATTTCCCTTTATTCCTTTTAATAGCGGTGATAACTGCTTTTTCTGTTTCTCTATATCTTTCTGCTTTAAATGTTTATTACAGAGATGTTAGATACATTATGAACTTTTTGATTCAGGTCTGGTTTTTTTTAAGTCCAATTGCTTACTCATCTTCAATAGTTCCTGAAAGATACAGGTTTTTATATGGTTTAAATCCAATGGTTGGAGTAATAGAAGGTTTCAGATGGTGTCTTCTTGGAAAAGAAATAACTTCAATAAAAATGATGTATTTTTCTATCTTTATTATTCTGATTCTTTTTATAGGCGGTATTTACTTCTTTAAAAATATGGAAAAATCATTTGCAGATGTAATATAA
- a CDS encoding ABC transporter ATP-binding protein, translating into MEIAIKVEGLSKKYRIGERLPYKTLREELIKFFKGEKKKEDEYIWALKNVSFEIKKGEVVGIIGSNGAGKTTLLKILSRVTEPTEGYAEVYGRVGSLLEVGIGFHPELTGRENIYLNGAMLGMSKKEIGRKFDEIISFSEMEKFLDTPVKYYSSGMYVRLAFSVAAHLETDILLVDEVLAVGDISFQKKCLGKMGDITKEGRTVLFVSHNMGAIRSLCEKVIWLEKGKIKKIGNSEKITTEYEEIYTQKYGISSIRERDKEEIKGKKFYFKKVEIFDENGNSRVTFKYNEKIVLVVEPEGEIDEKYHIVFRIYDKHGIMLFSGASAELHNKYFEPDVKKIKIEIGPTNLTTGIYRIQLLLRKGKIQSGARDEIDIWENAMNFEITDCRPFETNWELQNPRDGIFVMNNKIYGIER; encoded by the coding sequence ATGGAAATAGCAATAAAAGTAGAAGGATTAAGTAAAAAATACAGGATAGGAGAAAGATTACCGTATAAAACATTGAGGGAAGAATTAATTAAATTTTTTAAAGGAGAGAAAAAGAAAGAAGACGAATATATATGGGCTTTAAAGAATGTATCATTTGAAATAAAAAAAGGAGAAGTTGTTGGAATAATTGGATCTAACGGAGCAGGAAAGACAACATTACTTAAAATTTTATCAAGAGTGACTGAACCAACAGAAGGATATGCGGAAGTATATGGAAGAGTAGGGAGTTTACTTGAAGTTGGGATTGGTTTTCATCCTGAATTAACTGGAAGGGAAAATATTTATTTAAACGGTGCAATGCTTGGTATGAGTAAAAAGGAAATTGGTAGAAAATTTGATGAAATTATATCTTTTTCTGAAATGGAAAAATTTCTTGATACACCTGTTAAATATTATAGTTCAGGGATGTATGTTCGTCTTGCATTTTCAGTTGCAGCCCATCTTGAAACAGACATTTTACTTGTTGATGAAGTTCTTGCAGTTGGAGATATATCCTTCCAGAAAAAATGTCTTGGTAAAATGGGTGATATAACAAAAGAAGGAAGAACAGTTTTATTTGTAAGTCATAATATGGGAGCAATAAGAAGTTTATGTGAAAAAGTTATATGGCTGGAAAAAGGAAAAATAAAAAAAATAGGAAATAGTGAAAAAATAACAACTGAATATGAAGAAATATACACTCAAAAATATGGAATTTCAAGTATAAGGGAAAGAGATAAGGAGGAAATAAAGGGTAAAAAATTCTATTTTAAAAAAGTAGAAATTTTTGATGAAAATGGAAATTCAAGAGTTACTTTTAAATATAATGAAAAAATAGTTTTAGTTGTTGAACCTGAAGGAGAAATAGACGAAAAATATCATATTGTCTTTAGAATTTATGATAAACATGGAATTATGTTATTTTCGGGTGCTTCTGCTGAACTACATAATAAATATTTTGAACCAGATGTAAAAAAAATAAAAATAGAAATAGGACCTACCAATTTAACAACAGGAATTTATAGAATACAACTTTTATTAAGAAAAGGAAAGATACAAAGTGGAGCAAGAGATGAGATTGATATATGGGAAAATGCAATGAACTTTGAGATAACTGACTGCAGGCCATTTGAAACAAATTGGGAATTGCAGAATCCAAGAGATGGTATTTTTGTAATGAATAATAAGATTTATGGGATTGAGAGATAA